The DNA segment GGCGTCCGCGTCGGTCACCGGCAGGGCGCAGACGAACGAGCGGCACAGGTACGCCGCAGCCGCCCCGTCGCGCAGCCCGCGGCCGGCGAAGAGCTCGAAACCGGCGTCGGCGAACCGCTCGGCCTGCGTTGGGGTGACGATGGCGGTGACGGATGTCGCGAGCCGATGCGCCGCGGTCGCGAGGCCGTCGTCCGCCGACCGGTCCGGGACGACCACGACGAGCTGCGTCAGCGGCGCCTCGAGCCTGGCCATGACCGCGAGCGCACCGCCGAACGCGATGGGCCGAGCGGGAGCGATGCCCGCGACCTGTCGCAGCGTCGCGCCGGCGAGCTCGCGGTAGCGGTCGCCCGCGCCGAGGGCCGCGAGCAGGCGTGCGGCGTCGGCGCACGCGGTGGCGCCCGACGGGGTCGCGCCTTCGGAGGGGTCGTCGGCGAAGCCGAGTCCTCGCGCCGCGAGCACGGGGTCTGCGCCGCCCGGGGCGGCGAACGGAACGCCCGCGGCGTTCGCGTCCTCCGGGTCGCCGCCGATGTCCTGCCGCGCGTTGGCGGCGGCGGATGCCGCGTCGACGAGGTCGCGTGCGGCGATCGCGTACCGCACCTCGCCGGTCGCGAGCGCGAGCCGCACGAGCCCGCCGGCGAGCATGCCGGTGTCTTCGAGTGTGGCGGGCGCGGTGGATGGCACGCCGTCGAGGGAGGCGCGCACGAGCGTCCCGTCGGATCCGACGTGGTCGGCGAGCATGCGGTCGGCCGCGCGGCGCGCGGCGTCCAGCACGGCCGGCTGGTCGAAGACGACGGCCGCGCGGGCGAGCGCGCCGATCGCGAGCCCGTTCCACCCGGTGAGCAGCTTCGCATCGATCGCCGGGGGTTCGAGTTCCGCGCGCCCCGCGGCGTCGCGTCGGTAGTAGCCGCCCTCGTCGCGGCGACCGTCGATCGTGCTCTCGGAGTCCTGGGCGCTCGCGAATCCGCCGCCGGGCACCTGCAGGCGTTCGGTGACGAATCCCACGATGCCGTGGGCGAGCGGTTCGAGGAACGCGGGTGCGTCCTCGCTGCTCGCGAGTTCGGCTGCCACGCCCAGCAGGAGCGCGTTGTCGGTGAGCATCCGTTCGTAGTGCGGTTCGCTCCAGTCGGCGCGCGTCGCGTAGCGGAAGAAGCCCCCTTCGACGGGGTCCCGCAGTGGCGATGCGCCCATGCGGTGCAGGGTGCGCGTCGCGAGCGCACGCCCGTCGGGTCCGGATGCCGCCAGGAAGTCGAGCACGGGTGCGACGGGGAACTTGGGTGCCCCGCCGAACCCGCCGTGGACGGCGTCCTCGTCGGCGGCGAGGAGCTCGACCGCGCGGTCGAGCTCGGTGCGTGCCGGCAGGTCGCCCGTGAGTCGGGCAGCGGATGCCGCGCCGAGCGCGTCGGCGACGGCCGCCGCGGTCCGGTCGAGGTCGCTGCGCCGCTCGCGCCAGGCTTCGTCGACCGCGTCGAGGACGTCGGTGAACGCGGGCATGCCCTGCACGGCGCGCGGCGGGAAGTAGGTGCCGGCGTAG comes from the Agromyces marinus genome and includes:
- a CDS encoding thioredoxin domain-containing protein; this translates as MGNRLAHALSPYLRAHADNPVDWYPWGEEAFDEALRREVPVLISIGYATCHWCHVMARESFSDPAVGAAVNSRFVAIKVDREEHPEVDASYLAAASAFTRQLGWPLTVFARPDGRPFYAGTYFPPRAVQGMPAFTDVLDAVDEAWRERRSDLDRTAAAVADALGAASAARLTGDLPARTELDRAVELLAADEDAVHGGFGGAPKFPVAPVLDFLAASGPDGRALATRTLHRMGASPLRDPVEGGFFRYATRADWSEPHYERMLTDNALLLGVAAELASSEDAPAFLEPLAHGIVGFVTERLQVPGGGFASAQDSESTIDGRRDEGGYYRRDAAGRAELEPPAIDAKLLTGWNGLAIGALARAAVVFDQPAVLDAARRAADRMLADHVGSDGTLVRASLDGVPSTAPATLEDTGMLAGGLVRLALATGEVRYAIAARDLVDAASAAANARQDIGGDPEDANAAGVPFAAPGGADPVLAARGLGFADDPSEGATPSGATACADAARLLAALGAGDRYRELAGATLRQVAGIAPARPIAFGGALAVMARLEAPLTQLVVVVPDRSADDGLATAAHRLATSVTAIVTPTQAERFADAGFELFAGRGLRDGAAAAYLCRSFVCALPVTDADALREVAEQV